One stretch of Glycine soja cultivar W05 chromosome 7, ASM419377v2, whole genome shotgun sequence DNA includes these proteins:
- the LOC114420447 gene encoding uncharacterized protein LOC114420447 — MTTVCTVLAFASINQWHLQQLDINNDFLHGDLSEYVYMDIPPGLPDSLGTQFVRSVDASEYMKTGQKIFELLDSFVEEIGEKNVIQVVTDNGSNYVKQVMRPRIFWTPCAAHCLDLMLEDIEKIPKVKRVIQRGIKLVGYIYNHTLALNTMRKFTQKTELVRHGVTRFATTFLTLQRLHKQKANLRRLFTSDEWLKSKVAKEPKGKQATDVILIPSFWNDVVYALKAMRPLVSVLRLVDNEKKPAMGFIYEAMDRAKKAIQRAFNNNEGKYKDILAIIDKRWDCQLHHPLHAGVEVHKQLVVYKRARERFGMTAAVKARTEISPAHQDVSIHSKKRSRLEHQKLQDLVYVKYNQALLDRFECHDVIDPIALNDNDDSNEWLLGESEGEEAGNDLDFDDDDDLNWLDVAEATGAERYYNNGHPALSVIPILGWAALLRYARLDNYAKPTGQCAFKEWGG, encoded by the exons ATGACCACAGTTTGTACTGTTCTCGCTTTTGCCTCAATCAATCAGTGGCACCTTCAACAATTAGACATCAATAACGATTTTCTTCATGGTGATCTTTCAGAATATGTATACATGGACATCCCACCTGGCTTGCCTG ATTCCTTAGGAACACAATTTGTGAGGAGTGTGGATGCTTCTGAATACATGAAGACTGGTCAgaagatctttgagcttttggATAGCTTTGTTGAGGAGATTGGAGAAAAGAATGTTATTCAAGTGGTGACGGACAATGGAAGTAATTAT GTAAAACAAGTCATGAGACCAAGAATATTTTGGACTCCATGTGCTGCACATTGTCTTGACTTGATGCTAGAAGATATTGAAAAGATCCCAAAAGTAAAAAGGGTTATACAAAGAGGCATCAAGCTTGTAGGCTACATTTACAACCATACATTGGCTTTGAACACCATGAGGAAATTCACACAAAAAACTGAATTGGTGAGACATGGAGTTACAAGATTTGCTACCACTTTCTTAACTTTGCAAAGATTGCATAAGCAAAAGGCCAATCTTAGAAGGTTGTTTACTTCAGATGAATGGTTGAAGTCTAAGGTAGCTAAAGAGCCCAAGGGGAAGCAAGCAACAGATGTTATTCTTATTCcatcattttggaatgatgttgTTTATGCTTTAAAAGCTATGAGGCCTCTTGTAAGTGTGTTGAGGTTGGTGGATAATGAAAAGAAACCTGCAATGGGTTTCATTTATGAAGCAATGGATAGGGCCAAAAAAGCAATTCAAAGAGCTTTCAATAACAATGAAGGGAAGTATAAGGATATCCTTGCAATCATTGATAAAAGATGGGATTGCCAACTTCACCACCCTTTGCATGCAGGGG TTGAAGTTCACAAACAATTGGTAGTGTATAAAAGGGCTAGAGAGAGGTTTGGTATGACTGCAGCAGTGAAAGCAAGGACTGAAATATCTCCTG CTCATCAGGATGTGAGC attCACTCAAAGAAGAGAAGTAGGCTTGAGCACCAAAAGCTTCAAGATTTGGTTTATGTTAAGTATAACCAAGCTCTTCTAGATCGCTTTGAGTGTCATGATGTGATTGATCCTATTGCTTtaaatgataatgatgataGCAATGAGTGGTTATTGGGAGAATCGGAAGGAGAAGAAGCTGGTAATGATTTggattttgatgatgatgatgatttgaaTTGGTTAGATGTTGCTGAGGCAACTGGGGCTG AAAGATATTATAATAACGGTCATCCCGCGCTATCCGTTATCCCAATTTTGGGGTGGGCCGCACTGCTCCGCTACGCCCGTCTTGACAACTATGCAAAACCAACTGGCCAATGTGCTTTCAAAGAATGGGGTGGCTAG